GAGGGCGAGGAGGACGACCCCGAGGCGACCCGCGATCGCGTGGACACCTCGGCCATCGACATCTCGCGGTTCGAGGACACGAGGCCGCGCGAGGAGGACCGGCGTGCATCGCTACCTGCCTGACGCGGGCGATTGGCTCGCCGACGTCGGCGAGCGTCACGTCTTCGCGGTGCAGGGCGTCGGCGCCCGGTCCGTGCTGGTCACGGCCTTCGGACGCGAGGCCTCGGCGTCCGGGTTCCTCGAGGCGCTCACCACGGGCGGGCTCGCGGCGACCCCGCCCTTCGTGCTCGCCGTGGCGGAGCCCGCAGGGGACTCCGCCGGGCTCCGGGTGATCGCACGGGGCGTCCGGGCGCTGGTCGACGCCCCGGGCGGGGAGGTCGCGTGCGACGGCACCGGGGTCTCGACCTGGGCCGAGCTGGTCGTGCCCGGCGGCACCGCGGTGCGCGTCGCGCTCGACGGCACGGCGGCGGATGCGACTGCCGACGGACTGCCGATCCTGGCCGGAGTCGTGCCGGCGCGCGCCCTCACGTGGTCCGCTCCGGCCGACCACGGGGCGTCCGAGGTGCGCGCGGCGCAGATGGGCGTCGCCCGGACGGCAGGGGCTCAGGCGGCGGATGCGGCGGAGCCCGCCCCCGCCCCCGGGCCAGACGAGCCGGTGTCCGAGCAGACCGCCATTCCCGAGCGCACCGTCGTGCCCGAGCGCACCGTCGTGCCCGAGCCCGAGCCCGAGCCCGACGTGGCGTCACCCGACGGCGCCGTCGACGGCGCCACGGCCGCACGCCCCGAGCGCGGGGCGCCCAGCGCCGAACCGGTGGCCGCGAGCGCGCGTCCGGTGCCGGCCCCGATCGGGATGCCCGCCGGGCTCCCGCACGCGGGAGCCGCACGGGCCGGCCGAGCCGGATCCGCGCAGCCCCCGGTGGGCGGCACCATCGAGGTGCCGCCGTTCGTGAGCGGCGATCGTCCGCAGCGCACCGCGACCGGCTCGGTGCCACGGCCCGTCGCAGTGCCGGTGTCCGGACCCGCGGCCGCCGCGCCCGACACCGACCACGACGGCCTGACCGTGCTCGGCGACGACCTCCGCGCCGCCCGCCGCGCCGCCGCGGCCGGGCCCGGGGACACGGGTTCCGCCGTGGCCGACGCCCCGCCGGTCGCGGCGTTCGCCCTCCGCCTGCCGGACGGCGCGGTCGAGCCGATCGACCCCGACCTGCTCGTCGGGCGCGCACCCGCCGTCGGCCGCTTCGCCGGTGCCCGCACGCCGCGCGCGGTGCCGGTCGGCCGCGGCGACCCCGACATCTCGCGCAGCCACTTCCGCGTCGCCGTCGAGGGCGGCACGGTCGTCGTCACCGACCTCGACTCGCGCAACGGCACCGTCGTCACGCTCCCGGGCAGGCAGGCCCAGCGGCTCCGCGGCGGCGAGCCGACGCCGGTGATCGCCGGCACGCGCATCGACCTGGGCGGCGGGCACGAGCTCACCGTCGTCGAGCGCTCGTGAGGCGCGCACCCTCGGCCGCTCCCGAACTGCCCGGCCTCACCTTCACCCGCGTGCTCGGCTCGGGCGGGTTCGCCGACGTCTTCCTCTACGAGCAGGAGCTGCCCCGGCGCCAGGTCGCCGTGAAGGTGCTGCTCACCGACTCGCTCGACGGCGAGGTGCGCCAGGCGTTCGTCGCCGAGGCGAACGTCATGGCGCAGCTGTCGGCGCACCCGTACATCGTCGCGATCCACCACGCCGGCGTGGCGCCCGACGGGCGGCCGTACTTCGTCATGGAGTACTGCGCCGGCCCGAGCCTCGCGGAGCGGTACAAGCGCGAGCGGTTCGCCGTCGACGATGCGCTGCGCACGGGCATCCGCATCGCCGGCGCCGTCGCGACCGCTCACGCGGCGGGCATCCTGCACCGCGACATCAAGCCGGCGAACGTGCTCACCAACGACTACGGCTGGCCCGCCCTCACCGACTTCGGCATCGCCTCGGCCCTCGACGACGACCTGCCGGTGCACACCGTCACGAGCCTGCCCGCCGGCGGCGACGGCACGTCGGGGTCGCGGTCGGCGGTGGGGATGTCGGTGCCCTGGTCGCCGCCGGAGATGTTCGAGGACGACCCGCGCCCCGACGCCCGCAGCGACGTCTTCTCGCTCGCCGCGACGGTGCACACCCTGCTCGCGGGCCGTACCCCGTTCGAGATCGTCGGGCGGCCGAACGGCACGCTCGACCTGATCGGGCGCATCGAGCGCGGCGCGATCACGCCGATCGAGCGCGACGACGTGCCGGCCTCGCTCGCCGCGGTGCTCGCGAAGGGCATGGCCTCGAGGCGCTCGCAGCGGTACCGGGGCGTGGTCGAGTTCGCCCGAGCGCTGCAGCGCGTGGAGCTCGAGCTCGGGTATGCCCCGACCCCGCTCGACGTGCCCTTGCCCGCGGGGCGATCCGCGGCGGATGCCGACGGACCGGACGAGGAGGCCACCCGCGTCCGCTCGGTGACCCCGGTGACGGCCCAGCCGCAGCCCGCGTCGTCCGCCGCTGCGCCGATCGGCGCCGTGCCCGTCGCACGATCGACCGCGCCCGCGGAGGAGGCCGCCACCCGCCTGCGCGACGTGCCGTCGATCCCGGCGCAGACGCGCCGGTTCGACGCCGCCGAGCGCGACCGCGCACCCGGCGCGGTCAACGTCGTCGACGAGGGCACGGTGCTGCGCGGCCCGGTGCGCGCCGGCACGGAGGCGCACGACCGCACGACCGACGAGCTCCCTGAGCGCGGGCACGCGCCAGCCGCCCGCACCTCGCGCGCGGGCGCCTGGATCGCCGTCGCATCCGTCGTCGTCGTCGGGGTCGCCGTCGCGGCCGCGGTGCTGCTCGGGGGCGGGCCGGGCACCCTCGACACCGCCGGAGCCGACGCCGACGAACCCGCCAGCGCGGTCGCGGGCACGGCCGTGCCCGCCCCCGAGGTGCGCGCCACCACGACCGACGGCACCGCCACCTTCACCCTCGTGAATCCCGACCCGGTCGACGGCGACCGGTTCCGCTGGGAGCCCGCCGACGGCAGCGGCTCGCCCGCGCTGCTCGAGGCCGGGCAGGACGCGGTCGCGGTCGACGCCCCGGCGGGCGCGACCGTCTGCATCGACGTGCAGGTGCAGCGCGGCGGCAGGCTGTCCGAGCCGACCCGGGGATGCACCCCGTGAGGCCGCTCGAGCTGGAGTTCTGCGGCGAGCGATACGCCGTCGAGCCGGGCGCCGAGTTCCGCATCGGCCGCGAGGGCGACCTGGTCGTCGACGAGAACCCGTACCTGCATCGCACCTTCCTCACCCTGTCGGAGGAGTTCGGGCTGTGGTGGCTCGCCAACGTCGGCCACCTGCTCACGGCGACGGTGACGGATGCCACGGGGGCCGTGCAGGCCTGGCTCGCGCCCGGCGCCCGCATCCCGGTCGTCTTCGAGACCCTGCACGTGATGTTCAGCGCGGGGTCGACGACGTACGACTTCACGATCCACGCGGGCGGCGACTTCTTCCGCACCTCGGTGTCGGCGCAGTCGGAGGTCGGCGGCACGACCGTGCTGCCGGTCACGCTCACGACGAGCCAGCGACAGCTCATCGTCGCGCTGTCCGAGGGCGTGCTCACGCAGTCGCTGCCGGGCCGGGGCGAGGTGCCGTCGTCGGCCGACGCCGCGACGCGACTCGGCTGGAGCATGACCACGTTCAACCGCAAGCTCGACAACGTCTGCGACAAGCTCGACCGCATCGGCGTCTCGGGGCTTCGCGGGGGCCGCGGCAGGCTCGCCGTGAACCGGCGGGCCCGGCTCGTGGAGTACGCCGTCGCGACGCGCCTGGTGAGCCGGGAGGACCTTCCACTGCTCGATCGGGAGGCCGACGGGCCCGCGCCTGTGGATGGGGACTGATGCCCATCGGAGCGGACTCCGGAGTCGTGTTAGGTTGCCTCACGGCGCCGGAGCCGCACGGGTCCGGCGCGGGTGAACGGCGACACGCGATGACCCGTCCGGGGAGAGGATCGAGGGCACGCGGATGACGATCACCTCCTGGCTCCGTGCGCGACGCGGCGCGGCCTCGACGGTGATCCTCTCGGTGCTCGCCAGCGGCACGCTCGGCGCGGCCGTGCTGCACCGCGGATTCCCCGTCGCCGATGTCGACCTGACGGCGCGCGCGGTCTGGGTCACCAACGGCGAGCAGCTCCTCGCGGGCCGGCTGAACCGCCAGATCGAGGAACTCGACGGAGCGGTGAACGCGGCCTCGAACGCGTTCGACGTGCTGCAGGACGGCGAGGACGTCTTCCTGCACGACGCGTCGGTCGGCTCGGTCGAGCGGGTCGACCCGGCGTTCACGACGCTCGTCCAGCGCGTCGACGTGCCGCCGGGCTCGCAGGTCGCGTTCGGCGGGCACACGCTGGCGGTGCTGTCGCCGGCGGGGGAGCTCTGGGTGACGGATGCCGCGGGCGAGCTCGCCCTCTCGACGGTCGACGCCGAGCCGGTGGCGGGCCTCGGCGAGGGGTCCCGCCTCGTCGTCTCCCGCTCGGGCGTGACGTTCGCCACGT
This portion of the Agromyces rhizosphaerae genome encodes:
- a CDS encoding FHA domain-containing protein — its product is MHRYLPDAGDWLADVGERHVFAVQGVGARSVLVTAFGREASASGFLEALTTGGLAATPPFVLAVAEPAGDSAGLRVIARGVRALVDAPGGEVACDGTGVSTWAELVVPGGTAVRVALDGTAADATADGLPILAGVVPARALTWSAPADHGASEVRAAQMGVARTAGAQAADAAEPAPAPGPDEPVSEQTAIPERTVVPERTVVPEPEPEPDVASPDGAVDGATAARPERGAPSAEPVAASARPVPAPIGMPAGLPHAGAARAGRAGSAQPPVGGTIEVPPFVSGDRPQRTATGSVPRPVAVPVSGPAAAAPDTDHDGLTVLGDDLRAARRAAAAGPGDTGSAVADAPPVAAFALRLPDGAVEPIDPDLLVGRAPAVGRFAGARTPRAVPVGRGDPDISRSHFRVAVEGGTVVVTDLDSRNGTVVTLPGRQAQRLRGGEPTPVIAGTRIDLGGGHELTVVERS
- a CDS encoding serine/threonine-protein kinase, producing the protein MRRAPSAAPELPGLTFTRVLGSGGFADVFLYEQELPRRQVAVKVLLTDSLDGEVRQAFVAEANVMAQLSAHPYIVAIHHAGVAPDGRPYFVMEYCAGPSLAERYKRERFAVDDALRTGIRIAGAVATAHAAGILHRDIKPANVLTNDYGWPALTDFGIASALDDDLPVHTVTSLPAGGDGTSGSRSAVGMSVPWSPPEMFEDDPRPDARSDVFSLAATVHTLLAGRTPFEIVGRPNGTLDLIGRIERGAITPIERDDVPASLAAVLAKGMASRRSQRYRGVVEFARALQRVELELGYAPTPLDVPLPAGRSAADADGPDEEATRVRSVTPVTAQPQPASSAAAPIGAVPVARSTAPAEEAATRLRDVPSIPAQTRRFDAAERDRAPGAVNVVDEGTVLRGPVRAGTEAHDRTTDELPERGHAPAARTSRAGAWIAVASVVVVGVAVAAAVLLGGGPGTLDTAGADADEPASAVAGTAVPAPEVRATTTDGTATFTLVNPDPVDGDRFRWEPADGSGSPALLEAGQDAVAVDAPAGATVCIDVQVQRGGRLSEPTRGCTP